ttgagaaattttatacacatgtgcatttatgacaaacattttacattaattttatatatccGAACAATAGGTATTTTATACTATATGCGAACAGgatgtaattaattaactaattagtaAAAGGTAGTAAGGTTGTCTGATTATAATATACAAGCTTTATTTCACATGTGCGTCACATAATTAAAGCTTGTAAGTTACCGTACTTATTTTTACATGGCAGCTCATAACATTTAAAGCAAAATAATACTTGTTCTATGCAAAAATTGGTAACTTATTGGTTAAATacctgaaattttattattattattattattattattattattattattattattattattattattgttattatcagttgaaatGAACTAGTACACAAGTTACAGGTTTAAAATGACTGTCGGCAGTTGTTAAATTATGAAGTTTtaagttattagtattattaagttCGGATATGAAAAGAATTGAGGCTGAATATAGAAAACAgtgaaaacttaaaataattagaaaagaaacaaaaagtgcTTATGTTGTAAGACACAGTTGTTCAAAATGAGACTGAGGTATTCTTTCAAAAACTGATGTGAGTACATCGTCACTGTTATGTGATACATCTTCTAAACTAACAATAAGTACAataatgaaagtgaaatgaatGTCAGTAGTGATCAGCAcccatgtaattaaaataatgactgatgagtatggaaatgaaataagtaaaattagatCCAGCATTCTGAGCAATGAATGAAGTAACTATTTCACCAGTCAAGGAGTGAAACAACAAGCCCCTCTAGAAGATCGctgaatatactgtaatacattactgacatttaaagttatatttaattttatttcttttgtattattttctctttttactaATTAATTCTATTTGAATATTGATTATTCGATTCTCTGTTTTCATTTTGACTAATTTTCATATATCATTATTTATGTAGAGGGGGCAACATTTCTTTAGTTGCCTGAGGTGAcagaaattataaatacagtCTGCATCAACCTTATTGAATTATTTCGGGACCaggaaatttttggaaaaatcaTGGAACTCGGCTGTTTGGAAACttcgaataaatacataaaacttaTATACGAATCCTCTGTTGCCAGATATTGAAGTGTTAGTGCTAATCTTTCATGAACAGGTATTGCTTCTCACCAGTCTGTCTTTCTTGCAAAGTGTTAGCCTATTTTGCATAGTaacatttcaaagtctgttgcTGAAATTcgacagaagttttaaaactATCCCACTGAATTTAACGTAAGTAATTAAACAAGTCAATGCTTCTATTCTATACCAATTGCGACTTTTGTATAGTGTAATCTATCACAATCACcctttatttttcaacttaatttttgttAGACAGCCCATAATAACTGCTGCACTTACTATAATAAATCATCTACCATTATTGCGAATAACcagcaaacacgaatgttccctgaccaTTTGCTGATTATTTGTATGTTGCTCCAAACAGTGAAAGTTTGCTTCATCACTAGTTCATTGTTTGTTCCCTATGTGTGTATGCACTTTTATTGATGTCActaatgaggttcagacctgtcttcggacagttgataaacaaacaaatgtaaaGTAAAGTATTGATGTTTGCATTAAGGAACACACTCGGGACAATTCTAAAGAGGCAGAAGGCTTCCATGAACAGTTCAATACTCGCAGTGCAGAATATGTGGAAGAAATCTTGTCACCTCACTTTGGTGGCATATTGCGGTTTGTGAAGGAAGGTGAAGTGCTGGTTGACAAGGGACAAGCAGATGAACTGAAAAATCATGAAAGTGAGTATCTTTGTTGCATATCATTTGATTTTGTTACTGCCACTATAGATATTCGATACTTCCAACATGTTGTTATGGCTGGTTCTACCGGTCATCAGTTTTGTTATGATCAGTTCTGACACCAAAATTATTGTGGCTCTACTTGTGTGATCAGAAAGgtaatggtcgagctattatcttaGATTGGTACTGCGTTTACAGGACAGGATCTTATTAAGTACCTGACAGTGGCACTGTCGTCAACTCttttgaaactcattctcggaagtcttatttaataacatgcaaaattatgataaacaatcatgcgagtcatacaaacgcttcataagttgatctggagctgtcgagatttcctagcacgAATCTGTTGACCACTGACGATGAGTCTTTCAACATATTACAACTTTTCTTCCTCTCGATGAAtaaaattgctagattacaaagccttgtgcttgacatggcTGTCTTGGTATAAGTTTTTATTCGTCATGATGCAGAAAAATTCCTTTCTGCGGATGCAGTCGTGATGGGAcagatcagtaggcctataatttgtaaAACTTGGAGTAGTTCCTGGAATGCCAAACCCATGCTTATGTTCTGTAGTTTAGAATATAGGTCACACACATGTTTTGATTTAATACTCACAGGGAACACTTTCTCTAGaagttccttgtttatgtttaacACAAAATTTGAAGATCCATACAAGTCAGCCAGTTCTGGCAGCATCTTGAAGTTCATGAAATCAGAAGACTTTGGATCACCAACTGATACTGCTTCgcagaaaacagaattttcttcaaaccatcttttcatttctgatatgacaatatcaagtatattatataaacttgCTGTCAGCAAAATCTTATCTTGTTGTTCTGAATCGTAACTTTTCAGCATAGCGTCACCATCATCAGTAACGAAATAGTCTCTTACCAGAGACTGAGgtgattgatttaatttaattatggtttatttaacgacgctcacaattgcagaggttatatgagcatcgctggtgtgccagaattttgtcctgttcttttacatgccagtaaatctactgacatgagcctgtggcatTTGAGGTGatcaatgatttctttttttcttgtgcaGAGACACTGATTCCGAAAACTTCTGTCATACAAACAGCACTAGAATAAAATtcttcgaatttttctccgtttcggagctttgaaaagttttctatcattgccttaatgagggacgaacatttactaatatccatttttgaagactgaggtgcttccgataatgaatttgcaagagcaagaacatggtctaaataaaccaaataaaataaggtgtcttAATTATTGCTCTGGATTCATGGTTTATTTTTGATGTTGAGTgttttccgtaaaaaaaaaaaaaaactaaaaattcataaatttttttGGGCCCAGGCCCACCTGGCCCACCCGTTGGCTGTGCCACTGATGAcaatttcattactttttgcactgTTGAGTAAGAATGCAATGATTATTTTTTGCACTAAAGTAAACAAGGTCTTATTTGCAGCTTGTTTCATGGACATTCTTTCAGGCTTGTGTTAGTTGTTCCAGATGTTGTCttaaaattaagtcataagtgaAATGGAGGTATCAGAAATAACAGAGAATATAGCTATGCAGAATGCtagtacaaagaaaataaaattttttgatgTACTTCTAACTCATCAAAAAGAATACAGATCATGAATCAAATAAATTACAGAAGACGCTTGTTTAAGTGTTGAGGATTGTGATGTTCTCAGAATATTTTACTTATAGAAAGTAGtagattaatgagtgaatgaaatccAATGGCTTCCTGTGCTACATAGAATGCTCACCTGACAGGACATCATTGTAAATACTATGAGGTCAGCATAAGTTTTGGGTATTTCAGAAGTGACGCATGTATTTGCGATAAATTTAGAACCAATATATCTCAACTTGAATTAGAAATAAACAACTATAAAGATGCAACTCAGGTACACAATTTGAATAGGCAAAAACGACAGCGACTCAAAATGAACTACATAAGAGGAAAAGAGATACTTTGTATGAGGTAAAGTGTTCTGAATGTTTGGATACCTTTCAAGTCCAGAACGGTTTCGAACAAAGCGCATGATGAAGTATGCTTAATGTTGTGGTATtcctgttttgaaattttgcctgactCTATGCGTAAATTCAATATGTTCTATGAATCCTGCTGATgacagaataacaaattttattgtgattcgatttttccatttcttagtgcatatagtgaagaaattttgtttgttggcaACATTTCCAATAAGAGGCCATTCGTACCTCAAGTGCAATAATaatgtagaatttataaaccagaagATAAGATGTGAGTTTCCTGATGACTATGTGACATGAGATTGCTAATCCTAGGAAGGAACCTGAACCATTCTTCATAGTTGATTACAAGATAGAAGAAGTACTTTATGGATGGGGAGAATTTCTGAATAGCTACTGCAAAAAGAAAGCCCTTTCGCCTAGAGGTCCATTGCAATCTACAATGTAAAATAAGATACCGTACTAAAAATATGTTCCTGATTATCATCAAGCGGATGATATGAAAGCTATATAgtgagtttctattttatttgtcaaaattattttatctttaattttatttatagcattttaatttcaaatgctaTTATACATCCAAATTAGTCTATAATAGccattttctaacattattttaattatatttcaagccactaaaaagaaatcagaagaagaacaatgcgAAAGAGTTGAAAATGTTCAACTGCTTTATATGATGACATATTTCAAGTCCTGCACTGTGACGTTGTGGTCTCAGACGTTCTGCCTAAGACTCGCATTACAGAATGcgtgctggtttgagtcctcatggggaaagaaattttctcgtgaaattttggccagtgtatgggaccggtgcccacccagtatcatgatgcatttggggagctatgattggtagcgaaatccggttgcaaaagccagctataatggctgggggatcatcatgctaaccacacggtacctccattctgattagatgatcgtccacctgtgtttcggcatgtggacgtgaggccagcaactggctggtcggtcatgagctgtagcgccaaggattattagaTTTGAAAACGGCAACATTCAATGACTTTCAAATAAAGAAGCAGTTCTGCAGTCCTGCAGTACAAGACCAAtgaaaggaaaaggagaattatattttgaaattatatataaaacgATCAAAAGCAAATTAAATGTCTGAGGTAGAAGTGGTGTTTCACTATAATGCACGCTGTATCCCATGTATCTCGAAGATTCATATTTGGAACTTGATCGTTCTTATTTTGAAGTTTAcacattgtttgtttatattgcattttccattgttgccatccaaatttagaacaaaatggcattgtataattaataagaaataatcgttctttacattccaccacgtcaatttctattatatacacatataactaaatactaaaactttaaaattattttttttttcgaaactttctgaaatggaccttgatcgttattcctgtgtacccttcaatgAGAGAATTGAAATTCCGATGATAGGATTTGGTGACACAAAGCATAGACCTATACAACAAGAGGTATGCCACCTATTTCTGAATCCTCTCATTTTTCCTGATGAGTGATGACTGGAACTTGAGAGCTCAAAATTTAGTAAACATAGCCAGTCCTAATGActgtatattttgcaaaatgttcTGAAAGGTTAAAAGTTTATATCTTCTTTCCAGAAAAAGCATTGGCACTTGTTCAGTCTTTCTCTGCGGGATGGAAACAATCTTTGGAGGAGTTGAATCGAGAGATCCTGGCTTCATTTCCCAATTTGGTGACTGGTTCCTCACTTCTGCAGTTGGCTCTCACCCAGTTGGTACAGTACTATCACCGTTTCCAAAAATTATTAACAGCAAATGCTCGTGCGCAGCTGACGAATATTCATCACATGAAGGTGGAGCTAAAGAAATACAagacaaatttctgaatatatattATGGCTGCTGTGATAGGTAAATGAGGGAACAGTTTCATGAAGAGCTTAATATATTTAAGTTAGgaatatttgactttttttaattaatatatttaaatatttgttagatctgaattgtgtatatatagtcactgtttaattaatcatatatgaacaattaatgtgttgatataatttttgttttagtgtttGAATGCTAAATATCCATTCACAGTAATGTGGTTCAGatgttatttatgaattatttacaaaaatgtgaACAAGATTTAAAATTGGAATCATATCATAGTTGAGCATTCTTCTCAAATCACGTGCGACAATCATACTGCTTTTGTGGTGCTTCAGTTTGTAGAAGTTGTACCAGTTAGTGTCTGCAATGTTTGAACATGAGAGAGATAACAAGACATTAAaaatttcgtcttatttcatatgaaaaactaatcgcaagatctgtgctaaaatgcttaagcggttaaaacatgaatggGTGGGAGGGGagaacagagaatattttttaacaagatggaacaaacacgacagcctCCTCCTATATtggcaaatatcgaacttcgttGTACTTGACAAACTTGAATCAAACATAGTGCCTATAATGCACAATGCTAATACCAACTGTATTAAATGAATGTAGTGTAGCAAGTTTTTAACAACATATGCAGGATGTAAAAAGAAAGTTACAAGCCTTGGTGGTAGGTAAGTGCATACTacgtgatcatattttgttaaaggAACCCATGTCCAGAAACACTTTGTTTACATGCTAGCATCTCTGAAATGTGGAAGAAAACATAGGCAGTACAGATCACAAAAACTAGGAAAGAAGTTGAAAAGGCAATTGAAATACTGcaagtaaacattattttaatcaaCTACAGAAGATGCTCTAAATGGCTGCCACCAACTTCGATACATTTTGTGCATCTCCTGGTTATGTCATGTCGAACTCTTGGAAATATTCTTGGCATATCTCGGATGACTCCAGCTGCTACCTGAATTCGTGCCATAAGATCTTGTTGTGTCTCCATGGGAGTCTCGGTTTCCATGTACAAAGAAATCCAATGGTGTCAGGTCAGGTGAGCGAGGGGGCCAGACTTTTGGGGATGGGTCTCTGGACATGggtgcaattttaatttcaattgtctTTTTTACTGTACTTCTTTCCTAGTTTTTGTGATCCATACTGCCTATATTCTCCTCCACATTTCAGAGATGTTAGCATGTAAACAAAGTGTTTCCAGACAtgagtttattaacaaaatatgaccaCGTAGTATGCACTTACCTACCACCGAGCCTTGTAGC
The window above is part of the Periplaneta americana isolate PAMFEO1 unplaced genomic scaffold, P.americana_PAMFEO1_priV1 scaffold_21, whole genome shotgun sequence genome. Proteins encoded here:
- the LOC138693796 gene encoding vacuolar protein sorting-associated protein 52 homolog, which translates into the protein MFAYYLVYCKIMYSVKAVQRSLKEHTRDNSKEAEGFHEQFNTRSAEYVEEILSPHFGGILRFVKEGEVLVDKGQADELKNHEKKALALVQSFSAGWKQSLEELNREILASFPNLVTGSSLLQLALTQLVQYYHRFQKLLTANARAQLTNIHHMKVELKKYKTNF